The nucleotide sequence TGGTAGACAACTCATTCCCATCATTAAGGAAAATATCATATTGCTTCACTAGTGAAACGTTGTCATATTTGTCAATTTCTTCTGCTAGCATTAAATTAAACGCCGAAATATCTCCAGCTATACGTTTCAATTTGGCGGACAGGCTGTTCACAGGCAACAACTCACCTACGATAACGCGAGGGTGATCCGAAAGTGAGGCGAGTAATAGAGAAAACTCACTTAACGTAGAGGCTAAGGATTGACCTCTTATAAGATCATTTATGCCCACACCTATAAAGATACAATCAGTGTTACTTGTGCTTTTATAATCACTCAATCGCGCTCGGACGTTACCCACAGTGTCAGTGCCGATTCCAAAATTAATGGCATCTTTTGAGATTTCTGATACTGCTAAGCCTTGAATCAAGCTGTCACCGATAAATAGCACTGTTCTGTGAGAGTATTGACGATCTAAACGTTTATAAAAAACATGCGTAGACTGCACGAAATAGCTTTGTGGAGACGGCATTTTTTTGGCATCTAAATACAGGAAACTGACGAAGAGAATGCCGGCGATCAATATTCCAATAAGGATATTTTTCATTGTCTATCCCATCGTTCCTTGCGTTCTTTTTGCTGCTTCCTAGCTCGCCACATCGCTTGTCTCCAGCGGTACTGGATTTGAATCTCTCCAATAATTTTCTGATGCCATTTAAAATAAAACAACTGAAGTTTAGATAATTTTACAGGCTGGCCAATTTTTTTATAACCCAGTTTTTCTAGCAAGTCGCCCGCAACATTTTCAACGACATCAATCTCAAATTGAGACAATTTAAACTTCCACTTCTCGGACAGTGTTTTATCCGGTTTTTTAAATGTATGAACATTTTCTCGCTGAACGTTGTAATAGCTGGCTTGCTTGTCGTATTCAAGCATTTCCGGGGCAAGTGAACATTCCAAAAACTGACAAACTTGTTCAAGTGTAGGTTTAAAGTTTGTAACGATATCTTCATAGCGTATAAACAAAAAGTTTTCAGGCATTTCAGACATAAATTCAAGCTGTTGCTCGACTTCGCGCTTCCATCGCTGTGCACCATAATAGGCGTTTGTACCTAGCCCCCATTTGTTCTCCATATAGGAGTTTGTTACACCGCGCCCATCGCGAACAATAATAATGAACTTAGACGCTGGTAGAAAATTGCGCAATACATCAATATATTCAGTTAATTGAGGATCTTTTAGCCCCCAAATTGGGGCGGCTTTCACCAAATTCGCTAACTCTGAACCATTCTCAATGTAAACCTGTTTTTCTATTCCCTTGATAACCGCTTCAGTTGACGAAGAGTCCTCAAAGACCTTGGGCAAATCAAGTTCGTTTTGAATAAATACTTCAGGGTGTGCTGATAGAATTCTGGTTAACAATGTTGTCCCAGAACGCTGCGTTCCCATGATAAATAAAGGCGATAACATCTTAAAAACTCTCTAGTTACTTTAGATTATTCATTGAGAAAGATTGCAACAAGGATGGAGAATACTTCATACCTTTGATGAATGGTTTAATCTTTGCTTTTGCGACTTTCCACCAATTATCTCGCCATCTATCACTTATGTTATCACCAGAGGCCAATACATAGCCTAAGATTGGAGCTCCAATCACAATATAAGGTGCTGCTGCCTCTTGTTCAAAAAAATTGCGTATTTGCATATGCGGATATCGCGCCCATGGAATAAAGCCAATAGACTCCAGCGTAGGCTTTGTAGGGATATCCAATAGCTCATCACACAATACAGAAGTTGACCCACAAAGCTGACTCATTTCTTGGCATGGTATTGCTCTACGTACGTCGTGGTATAAAAGGTAGCCCCCGTCGATTACAGCGCCAGACTTATCATCAACTAAATTGAGTACCGTTGAAACAAAATTTCTCGATAACAAATCGTCAGAATCTAAAGCATACCAGTGGGTAACACCACTGTTTACCAATGCACTCATAGCAAAAGCAATTTTTAAATTCTTATCTTGAATCAACTTATTGTGATTGAAGTCAGGTGCGTTTCGGTCCGGTGGCAAAAAATCAACTTTGACGACCTTCAATTTAGGAAATAAATCCTCAATTTCCTGGGGAATTTCGTGACCAGCAACGGCTACCACGAAACTATCGTTGTCTTGAGCATAAACCGATCTAAGCGTTGAAATAAGCGAGTTAACGGTTACTTTCCAACACTTAGAGATAGCTTTTGATTTTAGAGGTATAACAATGCCAAGCTTCAATTTTTCCATGCGAAATAGTAAACCTCTAAACGTTTAAATATTTTATTAAAAAAATGAAATCTGTTGAAAAATGAAAGATACATCACAACCAGATACATAAAATAACACGCCATGAATATGGCTACACTAAATATCACATGCAACGAAAAATAACTTTCAATAAAAAACATAGTTAATGTAGCAAACGACACTGAAGCCAAAATAGGGCTGACCGAAAGGAAAATACATTTAAAATCAATATTTGCAACGCGACAAGAAAACCCAATCGCTAGACATAGCGTGAAGAGACTAATTATGCTTCGAGCTAGCACAAAATCACTGAGTACTGGTTCAAAAGACAAAATAAGAAAAGTGATGACAGTGAGAAAAAAGCTCATTGAATCAATAATAAATATCGGTTTAGAAACACCTTTAGAAATAATAATGTTGCTGAAAAAGATCATCATCGAAAAAGAAAAAACAAAGAGTGACATCACTTGCATAAGCTCACCGGTGACCTCCCACCCATCACCTAACACTAATTGGACGAGAGGAACTGAAAACAGAGCTATACCAAAAGAAAGAGGAATGATTATAAACGCCAGTGCAAAAAGCGTGACACAGAATTTATCAATAAACTCATCATTTTTTTTGTGACCAACTTTTGAAAAAGCACTGATCAGCGGCTCCATAGCTGGGTTGATGACCTCTTGACTGGCCATCATTGACAAGTTTCTTGCAACGTGAAAAAAGCCCAATGACTCGACAGGAAATAGTTTAGAGATCCAAATTGCGTCAATTTGTCCTTTTACCGCAGAGACCATACTCTTGAGCATGATCCATTTTGAAAACGTCCACTGCTTTGCGACATTAGTAAAATCGAATTTTGGTCTATAACTACAGAAATAATATGTGCCTAGCATCATTATCACATTTGATAGCAAGTCTGCGATTATGAGTGCCCAATAGCTTTGATAAAAATACGCAATGGAGATACAAACAACTGTAGACGATAACTTTTGAATAATTCCAATATAAAATATTGATTTATAATTAAAACTTTTCTTCTGCAAATGGATCCCTGGGTTATTCAGGGATTTAACAATGAGGTTAAATGAAACGACAATAAAGGCAAGACGAATGCTTGGGTCACCGTAAAAGTGGGCTAAAAATTCTGAACATGCCACCAGTACAATAAAAAGGCTCCCCTTAATTAGGAAATCCAAACTCCAACTTGAATTCAAATCAACGTCATCAACTTTGTCTAGTTGCAGTATGTATTGGAGAGCACCTGTTGACGCTATTTTCTCAAATATGAAAAGAACAATTGTCAGGATAGCAGCCACACCAAAGTCATAAGGGTCTAGCAGTCTAGCGAGAACAATCAAACTGAACACAGAGAGAAATCGCTTGATTAAATTGAGTGCCGTAATAATCCCTGAGCTTTTTGCTATATCGAAGAAAATCATTGCGACTTGTTCCAACTCGACTGTATTAATTTCACTAACTTTTTTACCATCAAACTAAATACGATCGAACCGTAGCCGAAATAGCTTTTTCTCGTTTGAGACAGTGTTTGGTTTGCGAGATTTACGTATTGCTGTGCGATAGATTCTAGACTCCACATCTGCCTAGCCTTTGTGGATTGACTCGTTAGCATTTCATTTGTGAGAGGGAAGACAAAATCAGACATGGTGTAACAATCAAAGCCAAACTGGCGTATGTATTCAACCGCGTAATGCTCATCATTAACAAATACAGGAACGTCATTAGCGAGGTAAACTTGCACTTTGGTCGGGGGTTTTGTTGAGTGATAAAAACGATCAGATTTAAAGTCTACTGCGAATGCCGAACGCTCAAAGGCTGCTCTTTGACTAGACTCACTCCACTGCTCAAAGCAATAGTTACCGATGAAGACCTTATCTTCCGTCACGTCAACGTCGTACACGTTATGACCTACTTCCCCCTCTGCAACAACGGAGTGCAACGACTTTTTCAAATGGTCTAGATCAGTTAAAAACACATGCGGAATTTGTGACAGGACTGGATATTTACTCAAATTGCGCAAAAGGTCAGGAATATAATCTACAACGCCAAGCCACATGTATCTGTTTTGTGGCTCTTTACGTTCTACGAGATATTTAACATAGTGATCTACATTTGAAACGTTCTCTGAGTCTATGAAGCGCTTTAGCAAGTCATTATGGACCGCAATCCTGTCAAAGAGTTTCAGTAACAAGGATGCGTCGTTAATGTGTTTCTCTGACTTAAAAAAATCAACAGGTATGTAGATTTTTCTGCTCTTCCAATTATTTACAAAAAAAGACAGTGGTGGCATCTCTTTGATTATAAAAACAAGACCATCAAAACTTTTTGGAATTTCTTTAAAAGCTCTGAAATAAATAACATTATATTCATCCTTAAGCGTATCGAAGATATCCTTGGAAACCCAAGAAAAGCTTGGCTTATCTGACTCTGGACCCACATATATGCTTTTCAAAACTTTACTCGTTATAAGGAAATAAGGTATGTGTCGTTGATTTTTTCTTTGTATTAGGGTGTCCCATATAAAATAAGGCCTTTACAAATACCTCAAATACAAAAGAGATAGTCAACCTAGATTTATACGTTTTTAAGAACTGAATTAATCCCAATAAAGCGCCCAACTTTCGGTAAAAAATTGTCTGTAGTGTGAAATCCCATAACCGTTCTCGTACCCTAAACATAGAAATATATTGTGCACCACCGGCAGATACACCTGAAAGATCATGCTCTAATATACCTCCCACGTAATAACGATCAAAATTTATCGATTTAAGCCTGTAAAAAAGTGTCGTATCAACACCATATATATTAAATCTATGGTCAAAAACATCCCCAAACTTGCACTTTAATCGCCTTATCGTGTCCTCTTTAATCAATAAACCACTCAATATAGAAACGACTGAAAGTTCACTCAACTCACCGTTAAAGTCGCCAGCAACCTTATTGACTTTGGGATATCTACGCTGGTTCAATGAAACAATGCTGGGCAGAAAGACTTCTCTGTCGCCTTTCATAAAATCGTTAACAGATAAGACATATTCTTGAGTGACAAAGGTATCATCATCGAAATATATATTCGCGCATTCTTCATTCAGCATTGAGTTGTATACAAAGCTTAGAGGACTATTTGAAAGATTTTCACAAACAACAAAATTTTTGAATGTCTGCGAATCGATGAAAGCAGCGACCTCATCTCTAATTGATGAAGGACCATTGTTCCAAATACATACAGTTATTTCAGTATCAAAAAACGAATCTATATTGTCTAATAAACTATTTACTGTCTTTGACTGGCATATTGCCTTGTTGTACAAAACAATGACTATGTTCAGCTTCATTTAACTAGTTTTTTCTGTGGTAGAACAGCTAAAAGTAGCTTATTCAACTTTGCAGTTAATCGAACGCTTAGTTTATCAGGCCGATAAACTGCATGGGTTTTCTTAACGAAGTACTTCTGCTCTATTCTAGGATCGCTGATACCCAAATTATTCACTATTACGTTTGCAGTGCTGAGGCAGAATGTTAAAGAAAGTTGATCTCTCCTCGCATTGCCTAAATATTCTTTCCACCAAAGCTCCATAGCTCTCTTGAGGTCGCAAGAATGATGTCTGCGAAAAATAACACTTGCTTCATACAACGCATTGCCTTGGAATCCATTCGCTTTGTATCTCGCCATTTGGGGAATAACCCGCCAAAAGTAGTCTAATCCGAGTTCGAGACACTCGGAAGCCTCAGAATAAACATCATCACGTTTATAATGTTTATAAAGTGCAATATCTTTTGATGCTAAAGCGTTATCTATTACGTCTTTAAGGGCTGAAACTACCTGGATATTTCCATCTACGTACACGCTGCACTCGTACTGCGGAAACAAAAGATGAGGATGCATTTTTATGTATCGGTTTAAATCTTTATGACTTAGGCTGGATTCAGGCAGCTTCATCAAATTCCAACCTGGTGGTACTTCACCACTAAAAGCATTGTCGACGATTAATATATAGTCGACATCGCTTTCAGCTATATCAAGAGGAAGTAACTTGTCATAAGCACCAGTTATAACTGAGTACACTACATACGGCTTCATTTTACCCTCGTTACATGTGACAACGTAGAACAAATGTCCGAATCAACATTTATTGGTTCACTGTTAATATTATATTGTTTTCGTGATAACTCGCTTGTTCATACAGGCAGGCACTCAAACGGCTACTTGTATAAGTTCACTAATTTCCAAGTGTTCCAATTATTCAATTGAATACGTTGTCTTTAGGCTATTCTTTGTCGCGGCCATTTCCAACGTATGCAAGGCACCAGAAAAGTTTGATTTGCTATCAACCCCAAGTATTACTAGCTTTCCAGACGATGGTACACCTAATAAGACTAGCCATGTTTGGTATAACTTAGCTTCTAATTTACTGGTGAAAAGTCTGTCATTAATCTCGTACCAACTAGCATAATTGACATTACTTCCTGTAGGAGAAGTAATAGTGCGCACCTGCAACTGTTTTCCTAGTAGAGATAAAGAGCTGATTTCACTATTCAATAATGACCATCTTTGTTGCGTATATGGCTTATGTAAATCGGTAACAAGCTCGTTATCAATGCCACTAAACCAGGCTTCGTAGAGCACTGCGGTACAAGCGCCCTCTACTTCGAACATAGCCTTAGTGGTTTTATCAGGATTATTGAAGCTCGGAGTCAAGTTTATATCGTGTTGAAAACACTGCTCGAGGCCAATCGTTTCTTGATCAAAATCATTGGGTTTTAGGTTGCCCAAAGCAGATTGAATAAAAGTGGACCACAACGAAAAACTCACAAGCAATAGACTAATCGACAAAACTTTTAATTGATGAATAGACCAATGACCCGCACTAGTCGTCATTTGAGCACTCTCATCAGTCCCTACTTTGTCTCGAATAAGCTCTCCAATACCAAGAAGGCAAACAATAACAAACGCAAAGAAAAACCATCCATAGATCAAATGGTCAGCGCCCGCCGCATGCTCCATATTGGTGTAATAAGCAATCAGGATAATTCCATAAATGCGCACAATATTAGCGGCAACAGGGAACAAAAACGACAACAAAACAAAAAATATTTGTCTCTTGCGAGATTGCAAATTCAAGTATGTGTACAAGACCCCAATCACAATACTAGCGATAAAAAAGCTTACACCTGAACACGCTTCAGCGACCAAAAAACGACCTTGTGGAATTTCTAAATACAGCCCGTTACGATAAAGCGGTATACCAGTTACTCGTAATAATGCGACAGCGCCATCTGCTGCAATTTCTTGCAAATAAGGGATAAGCTGTTCCCCCACCGGTATGCTAAACAACATAAATAACAATGGAAACACGATAACCCTGGCAGCCTTATGCCCGATGGCTAACCATATCAATGCAGGAAGAAGTACAAACGTTGCTGTGTGCATAAATAGTTGGATATCACCCGCCACGCCCACAATGTACAAAAAGCAGCTTGGGAAAATCACGATTAGAGGAAGCAATGAAATGTTTTTTTCAACAGCGATTAAGCGTGCGCGTCGAAGGTATATTAAGTAAAGCGAGGCTGGAATTATGAAGAAACCGTGATTAAAAATGTCATTCGTCCACCAGACCTGAGCAGCAGAGAATAATCCTTGATGGCAAAACAACAGCCAAAGTAACAATATAATTCCGACAGAGACGTATTGCTTTTTGTACTGCTTAATCACGCATTCCCTCACTTTTGTTCTTTGACAATGTCGTAAGTTCGACTAATTGTCTGCCACTTATAATCTTTAAGTAACTTGACTATCTTTGTTTCCATTCGAGACAGATTAATGTAATGACGAAACTTGGACAGAAGCGAAGCGCCTTCAATGCGTGGCTGATCAGGATCTATCTCCCAAGGGTGGAAATAAAAATTATAAGGGTGAGGCTCTTCATTCATAAAACGCTGAATGCGCTTTTTAGATAGGCGATAAGGGTAAAGCCTAAAATAACCACCTCCACCTATACCGGTATTGGCGTTATTTTTACGTAGCGTTGGAATTGGAATTTCAATAATTCCCTCTGGCCTATCGTACTTAAACCTAGGCCATTCGGGCACGCCATATAAGTCGTGTTCTATAGGGTATGTACTTGATGAGTAGATAAAACCTTGCTCTTTAAGTACGTCGTAAACCCAGGTGTTTGTGTCATTCACTGAAAAACTGGGGGCGCGATAGCCAATGACTTTCACGCCGCCAATATCTTCCAAGATGGCTTTACTTTCTGCAACGTCACTAAACAGCTGTTCACGGGTCATCGTAGTCGCACGCTGATGCGCCAAGCCATGGCTAGCTAACTCATGACCTTCGCTAATCAAACGCTTAATTACATCAGGGCATCGCTGCGCTACCCAACCTAACGTAAAAAAGGTGGCTTTCACATCGTTCTCAGCAAATAAATCGAGCAACCGGTGGGTATTGTCCCCCACCCTCAGGCTAATGCTGTCCCAATCCTTTCTATCAATAACCCCTTCGAATGCTGAAACCTGAAAATAATCTTCTACATCCACTGTCATCGCATTTAGGCGATTGTCTAATTTCATAGCTTTTATCGCCCTTTTCCAAAAAGCACAATTTCAACAGTACGAATTAAAATTAAAATATCTAACAACAAGCTTTGGTGCTTGACGTAATATAAGTCAAACTTCAGTTTTTCCATAGAGTCTTCTACGCTAGCACCGTAGGGATAATTTAGTTGCGCCCACCCAGCTAAACCCGGTTTAACATTGTGTCTTTGGTTGTAATACGGTACTTCGCGCACGAGCTGCTCAACAAACTGCGGACGTTCTGGACGAGGTCCAATAAAGGCCATCTCACCTTTAAATATATTTAATAGCTGAGGTAGTTCATCGATACGGTACTTTCGAATGAAATGGCCAATTCGCGTGACTCTATCATCATCCTTGCTCGCCCATTTAGCGCCATCTTTCTCAGCGTCGGGACGCATACTCCTGAACTTGATAATTTTAAACAGTTGCCCATTCAACCCTACGCGCTCTTGCTTGTAAAACACCGAGGTGCCTGTACGCCACCCATCATCTAAGTATATAAAGAGAGCCGTAAACAGCATGAATGGCCACACAAATAACAAAATCAAAAATGCCAAAACGACATTCAAGGTATAGTCTAATGCATCTCTCAGGTAGTTCTGACTTTGAAAACCATTTGAGTAAATAACCCAGCTTGGATACATTAAGTTTACGACTATTTGGCCTGTTTCCCGTTCCATAAAGTCAAGCAATTCAGTGACTTCTATACCTCTAAGACGACAGTCAAATAACACTTCAACGGGCAAGGTGCCGCGACGCTGATCGCAAGCAATAACAATTTCTTCAATGTCGTTTTCAAGAATAAACCGCAAAAAGCTTTCATCGACTTTGGCATGGATTATCTTTTCTTTGCGTATACCATCTTCACGGTTATCACCAGGAATGGGGATGAATCCCACAAGCTCGAAACCAATTCTGTCCACATCTCGACGCATACGCTTTTCAATAATAGACGCACGTTCTCCGGCTCCAAGCACAACAATTCTTACTTTGCCTAAACCCAGTAATCCCAAGCGATGTGTAAAGTATCTAAAGATCACAAGGGTGATAATAATCGACCCTACAGCAGCAGGTAAGAAGTATGAATCCATGACCAGTTTGTCAAAGAAAGCACGACTTAAAATCTCGACCAAAAAGTAGCTAAGACCAGCACTAA is from Alteromonas australica and encodes:
- a CDS encoding GDSL-type esterase/lipase family protein, producing MKNILIGILIAGILFVSFLYLDAKKMPSPQSYFVQSTHVFYKRLDRQYSHRTVLFIGDSLIQGLAVSEISKDAINFGIGTDTVGNVRARLSDYKSTSNTDCIFIGVGINDLIRGQSLASTLSEFSLLLASLSDHPRVIVGELLPVNSLSAKLKRIAGDISAFNLMLAEEIDKYDNVSLVKQYDIFLNDGNELSTIYHVGDGLHLNTSGNKLWIEHLKRQLPQHHCEVET
- a CDS encoding sulfotransferase family protein; the encoded protein is MLSPLFIMGTQRSGTTLLTRILSAHPEVFIQNELDLPKVFEDSSSTEAVIKGIEKQVYIENGSELANLVKAAPIWGLKDPQLTEYIDVLRNFLPASKFIIIVRDGRGVTNSYMENKWGLGTNAYYGAQRWKREVEQQLEFMSEMPENFLFIRYEDIVTNFKPTLEQVCQFLECSLAPEMLEYDKQASYYNVQRENVHTFKKPDKTLSEKWKFKLSQFEIDVVENVAGDLLEKLGYKKIGQPVKLSKLQLFYFKWHQKIIGEIQIQYRWRQAMWRARKQQKERKERWDRQ
- a CDS encoding oligosaccharide flippase family protein, with protein sequence MIFFDIAKSSGIITALNLIKRFLSVFSLIVLARLLDPYDFGVAAILTIVLFIFEKIASTGALQYILQLDKVDDVDLNSSWSLDFLIKGSLFIVLVACSEFLAHFYGDPSIRLAFIVVSFNLIVKSLNNPGIHLQKKSFNYKSIFYIGIIQKLSSTVVCISIAYFYQSYWALIIADLLSNVIMMLGTYYFCSYRPKFDFTNVAKQWTFSKWIMLKSMVSAVKGQIDAIWISKLFPVESLGFFHVARNLSMMASQEVINPAMEPLISAFSKVGHKKNDEFIDKFCVTLFALAFIIIPLSFGIALFSVPLVQLVLGDGWEVTGELMQVMSLFVFSFSMMIFFSNIIISKGVSKPIFIIDSMSFFLTVITFLILSFEPVLSDFVLARSIISLFTLCLAIGFSCRVANIDFKCIFLSVSPILASVSFATLTMFFIESYFSLHVIFSVAIFMACYFMYLVVMYLSFFNRFHFFNKIFKRLEVYYFAWKN
- a CDS encoding glycosyltransferase family 2 protein, yielding MKLNIVIVLYNKAICQSKTVNSLLDNIDSFFDTEITVCIWNNGPSSIRDEVAAFIDSQTFKNFVVCENLSNSPLSFVYNSMLNEECANIYFDDDTFVTQEYVLSVNDFMKGDREVFLPSIVSLNQRRYPKVNKVAGDFNGELSELSVVSILSGLLIKEDTIRRLKCKFGDVFDHRFNIYGVDTTLFYRLKSINFDRYYVGGILEHDLSGVSAGGAQYISMFRVRERLWDFTLQTIFYRKLGALLGLIQFLKTYKSRLTISFVFEVFVKALFYMGHPNTKKKSTTHTLFPYNE
- a CDS encoding glycosyltransferase domain-containing protein produces the protein MKPYVVYSVITGAYDKLLPLDIAESDVDYILIVDNAFSGEVPPGWNLMKLPESSLSHKDLNRYIKMHPHLLFPQYECSVYVDGNIQVVSALKDVIDNALASKDIALYKHYKRDDVYSEASECLELGLDYFWRVIPQMARYKANGFQGNALYEASVIFRRHHSCDLKRAMELWWKEYLGNARRDQLSLTFCLSTANVIVNNLGISDPRIEQKYFVKKTHAVYRPDKLSVRLTAKLNKLLLAVLPQKKLVK
- the xrtA gene encoding exosortase A; translation: MIKQYKKQYVSVGIILLLWLLFCHQGLFSAAQVWWTNDIFNHGFFIIPASLYLIYLRRARLIAVEKNISLLPLIVIFPSCFLYIVGVAGDIQLFMHTATFVLLPALIWLAIGHKAARVIVFPLLFMLFSIPVGEQLIPYLQEIAADGAVALLRVTGIPLYRNGLYLEIPQGRFLVAEACSGVSFFIASIVIGVLYTYLNLQSRKRQIFFVLLSFLFPVAANIVRIYGIILIAYYTNMEHAAGADHLIYGWFFFAFVIVCLLGIGELIRDKVGTDESAQMTTSAGHWSIHQLKVLSISLLLVSFSLWSTFIQSALGNLKPNDFDQETIGLEQCFQHDINLTPSFNNPDKTTKAMFEVEGACTAVLYEAWFSGIDNELVTDLHKPYTQQRWSLLNSEISSLSLLGKQLQVRTITSPTGSNVNYASWYEINDRLFTSKLEAKLYQTWLVLLGVPSSGKLVILGVDSKSNFSGALHTLEMAATKNSLKTTYSIE
- a CDS encoding XrtA system polysaccharide deacetylase: MKLDNRLNAMTVDVEDYFQVSAFEGVIDRKDWDSISLRVGDNTHRLLDLFAENDVKATFFTLGWVAQRCPDVIKRLISEGHELASHGLAHQRATTMTREQLFSDVAESKAILEDIGGVKVIGYRAPSFSVNDTNTWVYDVLKEQGFIYSSSTYPIEHDLYGVPEWPRFKYDRPEGIIEIPIPTLRKNNANTGIGGGGYFRLYPYRLSKKRIQRFMNEEPHPYNFYFHPWEIDPDQPRIEGASLLSKFRHYINLSRMETKIVKLLKDYKWQTISRTYDIVKEQK
- a CDS encoding TIGR03013 family XrtA/PEP-CTERM system glycosyltransferase — translated: MALNKRNQSKRSNILVFTEALLIAYMGYISHFILTQVGLSAQVSVEKLMINVAMLTVSILICSLSVGLYEAKLRETFRGIIRRIFVSAGLSYFLVEILSRAFFDKLVMDSYFLPAAVGSIIITLVIFRYFTHRLGLLGLGKVRIVVLGAGERASIIEKRMRRDVDRIGFELVGFIPIPGDNREDGIRKEKIIHAKVDESFLRFILENDIEEIVIACDQRRGTLPVEVLFDCRLRGIEVTELLDFMERETGQIVVNLMYPSWVIYSNGFQSQNYLRDALDYTLNVVLAFLILLFVWPFMLFTALFIYLDDGWRTGTSVFYKQERVGLNGQLFKIIKFRSMRPDAEKDGAKWASKDDDRVTRIGHFIRKYRIDELPQLLNIFKGEMAFIGPRPERPQFVEQLVREVPYYNQRHNVKPGLAGWAQLNYPYGASVEDSMEKLKFDLYYVKHQSLLLDILILIRTVEIVLFGKGR